One stretch of Cedecea neteri DNA includes these proteins:
- a CDS encoding SIR2 family protein: MKTSELIEQMPSKRRTLKDLATYIKTKSGNSPNYSMFLGAGASVTSGISSGTQLVEEWRKEIYELSSSSTYTDVKTARQYLIDKESSWYDPTNEYSSLFQKKFDLPTQRRRFVEKQVDSKLPSIGYSYLVSLFQSAYFDTVFTTNFDDLINEAFYQFSRERPTLCAHDSSIKGVSVNSSRPKIIKVHGDYLFDSIKSTLNETESLEINTREKLIEFTKKYGIVFIGYAGNDRSIIDVINYLLRQDEFLGNGIYWCIRKDDEINPDLHKILKRERVYYIEIDGFDEALAELHYYIIGEGLSLESNFKSTKRESMLANFIEDSHNLHKNKYISQDIDKLKNHTNRLDISNLINELSGENYINKTGFTEVDFRNLLSLDMLMKNKKFDEAEKEAIKSLSLCSSDDLKNSYLSRLIEIYHQQEKYDLALEQAEIAIEMDEYSIKNNLRKLSLLRDSNSKMEFITILLDKFKYSYEIKNQFVLESLNHRYSKNFRNDVPLDNLMKKLESSLNINPSLENMAWELTRKTLKAIKNTNDNAKEYREELNKLVEDMNKKNPSHINTLHMRMNACINDADIEKAIALIKELDDIYKVSSNKKKESLFELMININRKLPSFRNRAKALECSKDLLEKYNDKFEKSDSALPYLFKAEYYVSYDRDLKMAKDAVLKALECDDIYNWAQSCLDILIYGEPDLENGLRLLEKCKLDIKDSKYYLMLSQISVGRKDFEEASNLIDKALSSGLNYDDYLINKSYIHLHEDANQKVLNLLSEGISDLAPGSGKEALIINRELANKRVTSKINKVDVQNVIGRDKKGPASVAAHILLDEEVPARRLLDEIINNDFSYYYVFAGWPVIPNKYLDKYSSTCIHTDKLSA; this comes from the coding sequence TTGAAAACCTCAGAACTAATTGAACAAATGCCATCAAAACGTAGAACCTTAAAAGATTTAGCCACTTATATTAAAACAAAATCCGGTAATAGTCCAAATTATTCTATGTTTTTAGGAGCAGGAGCTTCGGTCACATCTGGAATAAGTTCCGGTACGCAATTGGTTGAAGAATGGAGAAAGGAAATTTATGAGCTTTCCTCCTCATCTACATATACAGATGTGAAAACTGCCAGACAATATTTAATTGACAAAGAGTCGTCGTGGTATGACCCAACCAATGAATACTCTTCTTTATTTCAAAAGAAGTTTGATTTACCTACACAACGAAGAAGGTTTGTGGAGAAACAGGTTGATTCCAAGCTCCCATCAATAGGTTATTCATATTTAGTCAGTCTTTTTCAAAGTGCATATTTTGATACGGTTTTCACAACAAATTTTGATGACCTAATAAATGAAGCTTTCTATCAATTTTCTAGAGAGCGCCCAACACTATGCGCACATGATTCATCAATAAAAGGTGTTTCCGTAAACTCTTCAAGACCAAAAATAATCAAGGTTCATGGCGATTATCTTTTTGATAGTATTAAAAGCACTCTAAATGAGACAGAGTCTCTTGAAATTAACACCAGAGAAAAACTAATTGAGTTCACAAAAAAATATGGGATTGTATTTATTGGTTATGCTGGTAATGATAGATCTATCATTGACGTTATCAATTACCTTTTAAGGCAGGATGAGTTCTTAGGGAATGGTATTTATTGGTGCATTAGAAAAGATGACGAAATAAACCCAGATCTACACAAGATATTAAAACGAGAAAGGGTTTATTATATAGAAATAGATGGATTCGATGAAGCGCTAGCAGAACTGCATTATTATATAATTGGAGAAGGGCTCTCATTAGAGTCAAATTTCAAGTCTACTAAACGAGAGAGCATGCTTGCGAACTTTATCGAAGACTCACATAATTTACATAAAAACAAATATATATCGCAAGACATTGACAAGCTTAAAAATCATACAAACAGACTAGATATATCTAATTTAATAAATGAATTATCTGGCGAGAATTACATCAATAAAACTGGATTTACAGAAGTGGATTTTAGGAATTTATTATCTCTAGACATGCTCATGAAAAATAAAAAATTCGATGAAGCTGAAAAAGAAGCAATAAAGTCATTATCACTATGTAGTTCTGATGATTTAAAAAACTCGTATCTTTCAAGATTAATAGAAATTTACCATCAACAAGAGAAATATGATCTTGCTTTAGAGCAAGCTGAAATAGCTATAGAGATGGATGAATATAGTATAAAAAACAATCTGAGAAAACTATCACTCTTACGTGATTCAAATAGCAAGATGGAATTTATAACCATATTATTAGATAAATTCAAATATAGTTACGAAATAAAAAATCAATTTGTTTTAGAAAGCTTAAACCATAGATATTCCAAAAACTTTAGGAATGATGTTCCCCTTGATAACTTAATGAAAAAACTTGAGTCAAGCTTAAACATTAACCCTAGCCTTGAAAACATGGCTTGGGAACTAACGCGTAAAACTTTAAAAGCGATTAAGAATACTAATGACAATGCTAAAGAGTACAGGGAGGAATTAAATAAGTTAGTTGAGGACATGAATAAAAAAAATCCTAGCCATATAAATACATTGCATATGAGAATGAACGCATGTATCAATGATGCAGATATTGAAAAGGCCATTGCATTAATTAAAGAATTAGATGACATTTATAAAGTATCATCTAACAAGAAAAAGGAAAGTTTGTTTGAATTAATGATAAACATAAATAGAAAGCTACCTTCATTTAGAAATAGAGCCAAAGCATTGGAGTGTAGTAAAGATCTTTTAGAAAAATATAATGACAAGTTCGAAAAATCAGATAGCGCGCTTCCATATCTATTTAAGGCAGAATACTATGTGTCTTATGATCGTGACTTGAAAATGGCAAAGGATGCAGTATTAAAAGCTTTAGAATGTGATGATATATATAACTGGGCACAGTCATGCTTAGATATACTTATTTACGGTGAGCCTGATTTAGAAAATGGGTTGAGACTATTGGAAAAATGCAAGCTTGATATTAAAGACTCCAAATACTATTTAATGCTATCTCAAATCAGTGTTGGCCGTAAAGATTTTGAAGAGGCAAGCAATTTAATTGATAAAGCTTTGTCATCCGGTTTAAATTATGATGATTACTTGATAAATAAGTCATATATTCATCTTCATGAAGATGCAAATCAAAAGGTATTAAATTTACTTTCAGAAGGAATTTCCGATTTAGCACCAGGTTCAGGAAAAGAGGCTTTAATAATAAATCGTGAGCTGGCTAATAAACGTGTCACATCAAAAATTAATAAAGTTGATGTTCAAAATGTAATTGGTCGTGATAAAAAGGGGCCTGCTAGTGTCGCCGCGCATATCTTACTCGATGAGGAAGTTCCCGCAAGAAGACTTCTCGATGAAATAATCAATAACGATTTTTCTTACTATTATGTATTTGCAGGGTGGCCTGTAATACCAAATAAATATTTAGATAAATATTCGTCGACCTGCATCCATACCGATAAATTGTCAGCTTGA
- the pepT gene encoding peptidase T: MDKLLERFLQYVSLDTQSRPGVKQVPSTEGQWKLLRLLKEQLEQLGLVDVTLSDHGTVMGTLPSNVGHAVPAIGFISHVDTAPDFTGKNVNPQIVENYRGGDIALGIGDEILSPVMFPVLHQLMGQTLITTDGKTLLGADDKAGVAEIMTALAVLKGKNVPHGDIRVAFTPDEEVGKGAHFFDVEAFNAEWAYTVDGGGVGELESENFNAASVTIKIVGNNVHPGTAKGVMVNALSLAARIHAEVPADESPECTEGYEGFYHLNTMKGSVDRAEMHYIIRDFDREQFEARKRRMMDIAQKVGKGLHPDCYIELVIEDSYYNMREKVAEHPYIVEVAQQAMRDCDIEPIMKPIRGGTDGAQLSFKGLPCPNLFTGGYNYHGKHEFVTLEGMEKAVAVIVRIAELTAKAG, encoded by the coding sequence ATGGATAAATTACTTGAGCGCTTTTTGCAGTATGTCTCTCTGGACACGCAATCCAGGCCCGGCGTTAAGCAGGTGCCGAGCACCGAAGGGCAATGGAAGCTCCTGCGCCTGTTAAAAGAGCAGCTGGAGCAGTTGGGGCTGGTGGACGTCACGCTCAGCGACCACGGCACGGTGATGGGCACGCTGCCGTCGAATGTCGGGCACGCTGTCCCGGCCATTGGCTTTATCTCCCACGTTGACACCGCGCCGGACTTCACCGGCAAAAACGTGAACCCGCAGATCGTCGAGAACTACCGCGGCGGCGACATCGCGCTCGGCATCGGCGATGAGATCCTTTCCCCGGTGATGTTCCCGGTGCTGCACCAACTGATGGGTCAGACGCTGATCACCACCGACGGCAAAACCCTGCTGGGCGCGGACGACAAAGCGGGCGTGGCGGAAATCATGACCGCGCTGGCGGTATTAAAAGGCAAAAACGTGCCTCACGGCGATATCCGCGTGGCCTTTACCCCGGACGAGGAAGTCGGGAAGGGCGCGCACTTCTTCGACGTCGAAGCCTTTAACGCCGAGTGGGCCTACACCGTGGACGGCGGCGGCGTGGGCGAACTGGAAAGCGAGAACTTCAACGCTGCTTCAGTGACCATCAAAATCGTCGGCAACAACGTGCACCCCGGCACGGCCAAAGGCGTGATGGTTAACGCCCTGTCGCTGGCGGCGCGCATCCACGCCGAAGTCCCGGCGGACGAAAGCCCGGAATGCACCGAAGGCTACGAGGGCTTCTACCACCTGAACACCATGAAAGGCTCCGTCGACCGGGCCGAAATGCACTACATCATTCGCGACTTCGACCGCGAGCAGTTCGAAGCCCGCAAGCGCCGGATGATGGATATCGCCCAAAAGGTCGGCAAAGGCCTGCACCCGGACTGCTATATCGAGCTGGTAATAGAAGACAGCTATTACAACATGCGCGAGAAGGTGGCCGAGCATCCTTATATTGTCGAGGTTGCCCAGCAGGCGATGCGCGACTGCGACATCGAGCCCATCATGAAGCCTATCCGCGGCGGCACCGACGGCGCCCAGCTTTCCTTTAAAGGCCTGCCGTGCCCGAACCTGTTCACCGGCGGCTATAACTACCACGGCAAGCACGAGTTCGTGACCCTGGAAGGGATGGAGAAGGCGGTGGCGGTGATTGTTCGGATTGCTGAGCTGACGGCTAAGGCGGGGTGA
- the potA gene encoding spermidine/putrescine ABC transporter ATP-binding protein PotA: MGQRKKLNKQPRSHDMLVNLAGVAKSFDGKSVISDFSLTINHGEFLTLLGPSGCGKTTVLRLIAGLENVDAGHITLDNQDITHVPAEHRHVNTVFQSYALFPHMTVFENVAFGLRMQKTPAAEITPRVTEALKMVQLEEFAQRKPSQLSGGQQQRVAIARAVVNKPRLLLLDESLSALDYKLRKQMQNELKALQRKLGITFVFVTHDQEEALTMSDRIVVMRDGRIEQDGTPREIYEEPKNLFVASFIGEINIFDATVIERSDEQRVLANVEGRECHIFVSKPVTAGQSLKVLLRPEDLRVEEVNDAREVDGLIGYIRERNYKGMTLESTVELENGKMVMVSEFFNEDDPDFDHTLDQKMAVTWVESWEVVLADETLA, translated from the coding sequence ATGGGACAGCGTAAAAAATTGAATAAACAGCCACGTTCGCACGACATGCTGGTCAACCTGGCAGGCGTCGCCAAGAGCTTTGATGGTAAATCTGTAATTTCTGACTTCTCTCTCACCATTAATCATGGTGAATTCCTGACGCTGCTTGGCCCCTCGGGCTGCGGCAAAACCACCGTACTGCGCCTTATTGCCGGACTCGAAAACGTCGATGCCGGGCACATCACGCTCGATAATCAGGACATCACCCACGTGCCCGCCGAGCACCGCCACGTGAATACCGTGTTCCAGAGCTACGCCCTTTTTCCGCACATGACGGTGTTTGAAAACGTCGCCTTTGGCCTGCGGATGCAGAAAACGCCTGCGGCAGAAATCACGCCGCGCGTGACCGAAGCGCTGAAAATGGTGCAGCTGGAAGAATTTGCCCAGCGTAAGCCGAGCCAGCTTTCCGGCGGCCAGCAGCAGCGTGTGGCTATCGCCCGTGCGGTGGTGAACAAGCCGCGCCTGCTGCTGCTCGACGAGTCGCTGTCGGCGCTGGACTACAAGCTGCGCAAGCAGATGCAGAACGAACTGAAAGCCCTGCAGCGCAAGCTCGGCATTACGTTTGTGTTCGTCACGCACGATCAGGAAGAAGCCCTCACCATGTCCGACCGCATCGTGGTGATGCGCGACGGCAGGATTGAGCAGGACGGCACGCCGCGAGAAATTTACGAAGAGCCAAAGAACCTGTTTGTGGCGAGCTTTATCGGCGAGATCAACATCTTCGACGCGACGGTTATCGAGCGCAGCGACGAGCAGCGCGTGCTGGCCAACGTCGAAGGCCGCGAGTGTCATATCTTCGTCAGCAAGCCGGTTACCGCCGGGCAAAGCCTGAAGGTGCTGCTGCGCCCGGAAGATTTGCGCGTGGAAGAGGTTAACGACGCCAGAGAAGTGGACGGGCTGATTGGCTACATTCGCGAGCGCAACTATAAAGGCATGACGCTGGAGTCCACCGTCGAGCTGGAAAACGGCAAGATGGTGATGGTCAGCGAGTTCTTTAACGAAGATGACCCGGACTTCGACCATACGCTTGATCAAAAAATGGCGGTGACCTGGGTAGAAAGCTGGGAGGTTGTGCTGGCAGATGAAACGCTCGCGTAA
- the potB gene encoding spermidine/putrescine ABC transporter permease PotB yields the protein MKRSRKFQNVVIATVVGWLLLFVFLPNLMIIVTSFLTRDNDNFVSMVFTLDNYTRLADPLYAEVLLHSLNMAAIATLACLVLGYPFAWFLARLPEKVRPLLLFLLIVPFWTNSLIRIYGLKIFLSTKGYLNEFLLWLGVIDTPIRIMFTPGAVIIGLVYILLPFMVMPLYSSIEKLDKPLLEAARDLGASKLQTFIRIILPLTMPGIVAGCLLVMLPAMGLFYVSDLMGGAKNLLIGNVIKSQFLNIRDWPFGAATSITLTLVMGLMLLVYWRAARLLNKKVELE from the coding sequence ATGAAACGCTCGCGTAAATTCCAGAATGTGGTAATTGCCACCGTGGTGGGCTGGCTGCTGCTGTTTGTCTTCCTGCCCAACCTGATGATCATCGTCACCAGCTTCCTGACTCGCGATAATGACAACTTCGTGAGCATGGTCTTCACGCTGGATAACTACACCCGGCTGGCCGACCCGCTGTATGCCGAGGTGCTGCTGCACTCGCTGAACATGGCGGCGATAGCCACGCTGGCCTGCCTGGTGCTCGGCTACCCTTTTGCCTGGTTTCTGGCGCGGCTGCCGGAAAAGGTGCGCCCGCTGCTGCTCTTCCTGCTGATTGTGCCGTTCTGGACCAACTCGCTGATCCGCATTTACGGGCTGAAGATTTTCCTCAGCACCAAGGGCTACCTTAACGAGTTCCTGCTCTGGCTGGGGGTTATCGACACGCCGATTCGCATCATGTTCACGCCCGGCGCGGTGATTATCGGCCTGGTGTATATCCTGCTGCCGTTTATGGTGATGCCGCTTTACTCCAGCATTGAGAAGCTGGACAAGCCGCTGCTCGAGGCGGCTCGAGATCTCGGGGCCAGCAAGCTGCAAACCTTTATCCGCATTATTCTGCCGCTGACCATGCCGGGGATTGTCGCCGGCTGCCTGCTGGTAATGCTGCCCGCGATGGGGCTGTTCTATGTGTCGGATCTGATGGGCGGCGCGAAGAACCTGCTGATTGGCAACGTGATTAAGAGCCAGTTCCTGAACATCCGCGACTGGCCGTTTGGCGCGGCGACGAGTATTACGCTGACGCTGGTAATGGGCCTGATGCTGCTGGTTTACTGGCGCGCGGCGCGCCTGCTGAATAAAAAGGTGGAACTGGAATGA
- the potC gene encoding spermidine/putrescine ABC transporter permease PotC produces the protein MIGRLLRGGFMSAIYAFLYIPIIILIVNSFNSSRFGINWQGFTTNWYSLLMNNDSLLQAAKHSLTMAVFSASAATLIGSLTAVALYRYRFRGKPFVSGMLFVVMMSPDIVMAISLLVLFMLLGVSLGFWSLLFSHITFCLPFVVVTVYSRLKGFDVKMLEAARDLGASELTILRKIILPLAMPAVAAGWLLSFTLSMDDVVVSSFVTGPSYEILPLKIYSMVKVGVSPEVNALATILLLLSLGLVIASQLILRDKTQPQGTLK, from the coding sequence ATGATCGGACGCCTGCTTCGCGGCGGCTTTATGTCCGCCATTTACGCTTTTTTGTATATTCCGATCATCATCCTGATCGTGAACTCGTTCAACAGCTCGCGCTTCGGCATCAACTGGCAGGGATTCACCACGAACTGGTACAGCCTGCTGATGAATAACGACAGCCTGCTGCAGGCCGCAAAGCATTCGCTGACGATGGCGGTGTTTTCCGCCAGCGCCGCCACGCTTATCGGCTCGCTTACCGCCGTGGCGCTGTACCGCTACCGCTTTCGCGGCAAGCCGTTCGTCAGCGGGATGCTGTTTGTGGTGATGATGTCCCCGGACATCGTGATGGCTATCTCGCTGCTGGTGCTGTTTATGCTGCTGGGGGTTTCCCTCGGCTTCTGGTCGCTGCTGTTTTCCCACATCACCTTCTGCCTGCCGTTTGTGGTGGTCACCGTCTATTCCCGCCTGAAAGGGTTCGACGTGAAGATGCTGGAAGCGGCGCGTGACCTGGGTGCCAGCGAGCTCACCATTCTGCGCAAGATTATTCTGCCGCTGGCGATGCCTGCCGTGGCGGCGGGCTGGCTGCTAAGCTTTACCCTGTCGATGGACGATGTGGTGGTATCTTCGTTCGTGACCGGGCCGAGCTACGAGATCCTGCCGCTAAAAATTTACTCGATGGTCAAGGTCGGCGTTTCGCCGGAAGTGAACGCCCTGGCCACCATTCTGCTGTTACTTTCGCTGGGGCTGGTGATCGCCAGCCAGCTGATTCTTCGTGATAAAACTCAACCTCAGGGGACGTTAAAATGA
- the potD gene encoding spermidine/putrescine ABC transporter substrate-binding protein PotD, whose amino-acid sequence MKKWPRHLLAAGALALSLGAAHADDSKTLYFYNWTEYVPPGLLEQFTKETGIKVIYSTYESNETMYAKLKTYKDGAYDLVVPSTYFVAKMRKEGMIQKIDKSQLSNFKNLDPDMLNKPFDPNNDYSIPYIWGATAIGVNSEAIDPKSITSWADLWKPEYKQSLLLTDDAREVFQVALRKLGLSGNTTDPKEIEAAYHELQKLMPNVAAFNSDNPANPYMEGEVNLGMVWNGSAYVARQAGTPLEIVWPKEGGIFWMDNLSIPANAKNVDGALKLINFLLRPDVAKQVAETIGYPTPNLEARKLLPKNVAEDKSLYPDAEVIKAGEWQNDVGDASALYESYYQRLKTGR is encoded by the coding sequence ATGAAAAAATGGCCACGCCACCTGCTTGCTGCGGGCGCTCTGGCGCTCAGCCTCGGCGCCGCTCATGCCGACGACAGCAAGACGCTTTATTTCTATAACTGGACCGAGTACGTGCCGCCGGGCCTGTTGGAACAGTTCACCAAAGAGACCGGCATCAAGGTGATTTATTCGACCTACGAGTCGAACGAAACCATGTACGCCAAGCTCAAGACCTACAAAGACGGCGCGTACGACCTCGTGGTGCCCTCCACCTACTTTGTGGCGAAGATGCGCAAAGAAGGCATGATCCAGAAGATCGACAAAAGCCAGCTCAGCAACTTTAAAAATCTCGACCCTGACATGCTGAACAAACCGTTCGATCCGAACAACGACTACTCCATCCCGTATATCTGGGGCGCCACGGCGATTGGCGTGAACAGCGAAGCCATCGATCCGAAGAGCATCACCAGCTGGGCCGACCTGTGGAAGCCGGAGTATAAGCAAAGCCTGCTGCTGACCGACGACGCGCGCGAAGTGTTCCAGGTGGCGCTGCGCAAGCTTGGCCTGTCCGGCAACACGACCGACCCGAAAGAGATCGAGGCCGCTTACCACGAGCTGCAAAAGCTGATGCCCAACGTGGCGGCGTTCAACTCCGACAACCCGGCCAACCCGTATATGGAAGGCGAAGTAAACCTGGGCATGGTGTGGAACGGCTCGGCGTACGTGGCCCGCCAGGCCGGCACGCCGCTGGAGATCGTCTGGCCGAAGGAAGGCGGGATTTTCTGGATGGATAACCTGTCGATTCCGGCCAACGCCAAAAACGTCGACGGCGCGCTGAAGCTGATCAACTTCCTGCTACGCCCGGACGTGGCGAAACAGGTCGCGGAAACCATCGGCTATCCGACGCCAAACCTAGAAGCCCGCAAGCTGCTGCCGAAGAACGTGGCGGAAGATAAGTCGTTGTATCCGGATGCGGAAGTGATTAAAGCCGGAGAATGGCAGAACGATGTGGGTGACGCGAGCGCGCTGTATGAGTCTTATTATCAGCGGTTAAAGACAGGGCGATAG
- the cobB gene encoding Sir2 family NAD+-dependent deacetylase, producing MLSRRQHRLSRFRKNKRLLRQRLRQRIFFRDRLGPEMMDRPRVVVLTGAGISAESGIRTFRAADGLWEEHRVEDVATPEGFARDPALVQRFYNERRRQLQQPEIQPNAAHLALAKLEEALGDHFVLITQNIDNLHERAGSKNVIHMHGELLKVRCASSGQVLDWTGDITPEDRCHCCQISAALRPHIVWFGEMPLGMDEIYQAIATADYFIAIGTSGHVYPAAGFVHEARLQGAHTVELNLEPSQVGSEFEEKHYGLASQVVPEFVDKLLKGL from the coding sequence ATGCTTTCTCGTCGTCAACACCGGCTCAGCCGGTTTCGGAAGAACAAACGCCTGCTGCGCCAACGTTTGCGTCAGCGTATCTTTTTCAGAGACAGGTTGGGGCCGGAAATGATGGACAGACCAAGAGTGGTCGTACTGACCGGGGCGGGGATCTCCGCCGAATCAGGCATTCGCACCTTCAGAGCCGCCGACGGGCTGTGGGAAGAGCATCGCGTCGAAGACGTGGCGACGCCGGAAGGCTTTGCCCGCGACCCGGCGCTGGTGCAGCGGTTTTACAACGAGCGCCGCCGTCAGCTCCAGCAACCGGAAATTCAGCCCAATGCCGCGCACCTGGCGCTGGCGAAGCTGGAAGAGGCGCTCGGCGACCACTTCGTGCTGATCACCCAGAACATCGACAACCTCCACGAACGCGCGGGCAGTAAAAACGTCATCCACATGCACGGCGAGTTACTGAAGGTTCGCTGCGCCAGCAGCGGCCAGGTGCTGGACTGGACGGGCGATATTACTCCGGAAGACCGCTGCCACTGCTGCCAGATCTCTGCCGCGCTGCGCCCGCACATCGTCTGGTTCGGCGAAATGCCGCTGGGCATGGACGAAATTTATCAGGCGATTGCCACCGCGGATTACTTCATTGCCATCGGCACTTCCGGGCACGTATACCCGGCGGCGGGCTTTGTGCACGAGGCGCGTTTGCAGGGGGCACACACCGTGGAGCTGAACCTGGAGCCAAGCCAGGTCGGCAGCGAGTTTGAAGAGAAGCACTACGGGCTGGCGAGCCAGGTGGTGCCGGAGTTTGTGGATAAGCTTTTGAAGGGGTTGTAG
- the nagK gene encoding N-acetylglucosamine kinase, with amino-acid sequence MYYGFDIGGTKIALGVYDQQRRLLWEARVATPHDSYENFLNAVAGLVAQADEKFNCRGSVGIGIPGMPETDDGTLYAANVPAASGKPLRADLSAMLERDVRIDNDANCFTLSEAWDDEFLNYPVVMGLILGTGVGGGIIVNGKSVTGRSYITGEFGHTRLPVDALEILGRDIPFTRCGCGKNGCIENYLSGRGFAWLWQHFYQEPLDAKEIIARYRQGDEQAIEHVDRFLELLAACLGNLLTSIDPHLVVIGGGLSNFSDIYAQLPERLPKYLLPVAAVPRIEQARHGDAGGMRGAAFLHYTE; translated from the coding sequence ATGTATTACGGATTTGATATCGGCGGCACTAAGATTGCACTCGGCGTTTACGACCAGCAGCGGCGTTTACTTTGGGAAGCCCGGGTTGCTACTCCTCATGACAGTTACGAAAATTTCCTCAACGCGGTAGCCGGGCTGGTGGCGCAGGCCGACGAGAAGTTTAACTGCCGCGGTTCGGTAGGCATCGGCATTCCGGGCATGCCGGAAACCGACGACGGCACGCTTTACGCCGCTAACGTTCCCGCCGCCAGCGGCAAACCGCTTCGCGCAGACCTCAGCGCCATGCTGGAGCGCGACGTGCGCATCGACAACGATGCCAACTGCTTTACGCTTTCCGAAGCCTGGGACGACGAATTCCTTAACTACCCGGTAGTGATGGGCCTGATCCTCGGCACCGGCGTCGGCGGTGGCATCATCGTCAACGGCAAATCGGTCACCGGGCGCAGCTACATCACCGGCGAATTCGGCCATACCCGCCTGCCGGTGGACGCGCTGGAAATCCTCGGGCGCGACATTCCCTTCACCCGCTGCGGCTGCGGTAAAAACGGCTGTATCGAAAACTACCTCTCCGGGCGCGGCTTTGCCTGGCTGTGGCAGCACTTCTACCAGGAGCCGCTGGACGCGAAAGAAATTATTGCCCGTTACCGCCAGGGAGACGAGCAGGCCATCGAGCACGTGGACCGCTTCCTGGAGCTGCTGGCCGCCTGCCTCGGCAATTTATTGACCTCAATCGACCCGCATCTGGTGGTGATTGGCGGAGGATTGTCTAACTTTAGCGATATCTACGCCCAACTGCCGGAGCGCCTGCCGAAGTACCTGCTGCCGGTTGCCGCAGTGCCGCGTATTGAACAGGCGCGCCACGGTGACGCAGGCGGTATGCGTGGCGCGGCATTCCTCCACTACACGGAGTAA
- the lolE gene encoding lipoprotein-releasing ABC transporter permease subunit LolE, with the protein MASPLSLLIGLRFSRGRRRSGMVSLISVISTLGIALGVAVLIVGLSAMNGFERELKNRILAVVPHGDIKPVNQPFTNWQDVLPKVEKVKGILAAAPYISFTGLVESGANLRAVEVKGVDPAQETRLSALPQYVQNNAWANFKAGQQQIIMGKGVADALKVKQGDWVSIMIPNNDGGTKLMQPKRVRLQVAGILALSGQLDHSLAMVPMQDAQGYLDMGNSVTGISIKVDDVFNAQKLVHDAGEATNSYVYISSWIGTYGYMYRDIQMIRAIMYLAMVLVIGVACFNIVSTLVMAVKDKSSDIAVLRTLGAKDGLIRAIFVWYGLLAGLLGSVSGVVVGVLASWQLTNIIGVIEKLIGHNFLSGDIYFIDFLPSELHWLDVVYVLVTALVLSLLASWYPARRASNIDPARVLSGQ; encoded by the coding sequence ATGGCTTCCCCGCTTTCTTTATTGATTGGCCTGCGTTTTAGCCGCGGGCGTCGCCGCAGCGGCATGGTTTCGCTGATTTCGGTTATCTCCACGCTCGGCATCGCGCTGGGCGTGGCGGTGCTGATTGTCGGCCTGAGCGCGATGAACGGCTTCGAGCGCGAGCTGAAAAACCGCATTCTTGCCGTGGTGCCTCACGGCGATATCAAGCCGGTCAACCAGCCGTTTACCAACTGGCAGGACGTGCTGCCTAAAGTTGAAAAAGTAAAAGGTATCCTGGCCGCCGCGCCGTATATCAGCTTTACCGGGCTGGTGGAAAGCGGAGCAAACCTGCGTGCAGTCGAAGTGAAGGGCGTTGATCCGGCTCAGGAAACTCGCCTGAGCGCCTTGCCGCAATACGTCCAGAACAATGCCTGGGCAAACTTCAAGGCCGGGCAGCAGCAAATCATCATGGGCAAAGGCGTCGCGGACGCGCTCAAGGTGAAGCAGGGCGACTGGGTGTCTATCATGATCCCCAACAACGACGGCGGCACCAAGCTGATGCAGCCCAAGCGCGTGCGCCTTCAGGTGGCAGGTATTCTGGCGCTCAGCGGCCAGCTTGACCACAGCCTGGCGATGGTGCCGATGCAGGATGCGCAGGGTTACCTGGATATGGGCAACAGCGTCACCGGGATCTCCATCAAGGTAGACGACGTCTTTAATGCGCAAAAGCTGGTGCATGACGCGGGCGAAGCCACCAATTCCTACGTCTATATTTCAAGCTGGATCGGCACCTACGGCTATATGTACCGTGACATCCAGATGATCCGCGCCATCATGTACCTGGCGATGGTATTAGTCATCGGCGTTGCCTGCTTTAACATCGTTTCCACGCTGGTCATGGCGGTGAAAGACAAGAGCAGCGACATCGCGGTGCTGCGTACGCTGGGGGCCAAAGACGGCCTGATCCGCGCTATTTTTGTCTGGTACGGGCTGCTGGCCGGGCTGCTGGGCAGCGTCAGCGGTGTGGTGGTCGGCGTGCTTGCCTCATGGCAGCTGACCAACATCATCGGCGTGATTGAAAAACTCATCGGGCACAATTTCCTGTCCGGTGATATTTATTTCATTGATTTCTTACCTTCTGAGCTGCACTGGCTGGACGTGGTTTACGTCCTGGTAACGGCGCTGGTCCTTAGCCTTCTGGCAAGCTGGTACCCGGCCCGACGCGCAAGCAATATCGATCCGGCAAGGGTGCTAAGCGGACAATAA